A genomic segment from Aegilops tauschii subsp. strangulata cultivar AL8/78 chromosome 1, Aet v6.0, whole genome shotgun sequence encodes:
- the LOC109762341 gene encoding protein CANDIDATE G-PROTEIN COUPLED RECEPTOR 7, producing the protein MADAGARHLLLLLLAAAGVLLLASPAAAEIRAESFREDPRHTILFEKFGFSKTGAVRIILSGAAVSSSFARADPKQIGFFLLADESLLQAASESRPPAEKRAEPDDPTGADEPDLSGCVLSSPYVKKLFTFHDMEGGHYNKSFPVTHPDEYSLYFANCAPESLVSMNVRTEMYNANPDGSKDYLPVGQAPVPAIYGFFAFGYAAFLAGWAYLTLSRDRVAANQIHHLMSALLVARLLYCLSAAEDQHYIRVTGTPHGWDVAFYLFQLIKGVILFAVIVLVGTGWSFLRPFLQDREKKVLMVVIPLQVMANIADAVIGETGPFMQSWVTWNQILLFVDVACCCAVLFPVVWSMRSLRETSKTDGKAARNLSKLTLFRQFYTVVIGYLYFTRIVVFALRTIASYQYRWVSILAEEVASMAFYMYMFYTFRPAERSKYFSLDDDDEEAAEMVLREEEFEL; encoded by the coding sequence AtggccgacgccggagctcgccacctcctgctgctgctcctcgccgccgcgggggtcctcctcctcgcctcccCCGCCGCGGCGGAGATCCGGGCGGAGTCCTTCCGGGAGGACCCGCGCCACACCATCCTGTTCGAGAAGTTCGGCTTCTCCAAGACCGGGGCCGTCCGCATCATCCTCTCCGGCGCCGccgtctcctcctccttcgcGCGGGCGGACCCCAAGCAGATcggcttcttcctcctcgccgaCGAGTCCCTCCTGCAGGCCGCCTCCGAGTCGCGGCCGCCGGCGGAGAAGCGCGCGGAGCCGGACGACCCAACCGGCGCCGACGAGCCCGACCTGTCCGGCTGCGTCCTCTCCAGCCCCTACGTCAAGAAGCTCTTCACCTTCCACGACATGGAGGGCGGGCACTACAACAAGTCCTTCCCGGTCACCCACCCCGACGAGTACAGCCTCTACTTCGCCAACTGCGCGCCGGAGTCGCTCGTCTCCATGAACGTCCGCACCGAGATGTACAACGCCAACCCGGACGGCTCCAAGGACTACCTCCCCGTCGGCCAGGCGCCCGTCCCGGCCATCTACGGCTTCTTCGCCTTCGGCTACGCCGCGTTCCTCGCCGGCTGGGCCTACCTCACGCTCTCCCGCGACCGCGTGGCGGCCAACCAAATCCACCACCTCATGTCCGCGCTCCTCGTGGCGCGCCTGCTCTACTGCCTCTCGGCCGCCGAGGACCAGCACTACATCCGCGTCACCGGCACGCCGCACGGCTGGGACGTGGCCTTCTACCTCTTCCAGCTCATCAAGGGCGTCATCCTCTTCGCGGTCATCGTGCTGGTCGGCACGGGCTGGTCCTTCCTGAGGCCCTTCCTGCAGGACCGGGAGAAGAAGGTGCTCATGGTGGTGATCCCGCTGCAGGTCATGGCCAACATCGCCGACGCGGTCATCGGGGAGACCGGGCCGTTCATGCAGAGCTGGGTGACATGGAACCAGATCTTGCTGTTCGTCGACGTCGCCTGCTGCTGCGCCGTGCTCTTCCCGGTCGTCTGGTCCATGCGGTCGCTCCGGGAGACGTCCAAGACCGACGGCAAGGCGGCGCGGAATCTGTCCAAGCTCACTCTGTTCCGACAGTTCTACACCGTGGTGATTGGGTACCTGTACTTCACCAGGATCGTGGTGTTTGCGCTCAGGACTATTGCCAGTTACCAGTACCGGTGGGTGAGCATCCTGGCCGAGGAAGTGGCATCAATGGCGTTCTACATGTACATGTTCTACACATTCAGGCCGGCCGAGAGGAGCAAGTACTTCTCTTTGgacgacgacgatgaggaggCCGCGGAGATGGTGCTCCGGGAAGAGGAATTCGAGCTCTGA